The genomic interval GAATGTCTCCCGTCAAATCATCAACACCGCTCCCCGCGGGCTGTGGCGGTCCTCGGGGGGCGGAAACACACGTATACAGGCACAACCTTCGGCACCAGAGGCGTCCTGTCCAGCCACGGCCCATACACAGGGCAACCCCCTTCCTACCTTTACCTTCCGAAATCTGCCTTGTGAAAGGCTTGTCCATTCATCATTTTCCCTGCTGACCGCAGCGTCCTGCAGAGGCAACGTGGATTCGGGTCATGGCATGACCTGCATACCTAGGCTATCAACCTGTCAGACAGGATCTCCCATCTCGCAGTGTCTCCTGATACGGACTCGACAAGATCATGGTGGGTGTCATTCACCCTTCCAGAAACACCACGCGGAGTTCCTCTGCGATGGCAAGGCGATACCGTGAATCATTTTTTACTCGTATCTTCGAGGCTTACGGATACCTCCCTACTACCTTACATCTTGGATCGTATCATCAAAAAGTTCAGCAAGTTGCAAGATGGCCGGTTTTCCGTTCAGATGGTGCTGAACTTGCTTGGAGGCCCCGCCATTCAGCTGTCTTGCCAGCGCCTTACCAGGTTTTGCATAGCGTACCCACCAAGAATTGTTAGTGCAGCGGAAGTGAGTGAGCTGATGGCCGGCAGTTGGGTCGCTTGCATGCATTAGTTTTGTGGACCGTTTGACGACAGGCCTCCTCCAAGCagaacatcaccaacatcttTGACGATGTCTTGAGAGAAAGCAAAGAGAGTTATTTCTATGAAACATTGCGGAGATTGGCGCTTTTAGGGTCCCTGCCATCGTCAATAACGAGAGCAGAGGTTTCCTTTTTGGGATTTGGTGGCCTCTGAAGATGAGGTCAAAACTCACCCAAGAGAGCAACCGCTGAGGTGGTTTGACAGTTCTTGACATGGAACAAACGAAACACCGGGGAGTCAGCAAACACACGGCTTCTCTACAGGCTGCAATGGCTGCCTAATACCGTGCTTGCAAGAGAATGTTAAGGTTGGCATCTCGGATGTGGATCCAGATTGCTCCGATATCACCATCTGTCATTCCATCTTATCGCACTTGCCTCTGGTAGCTCCTTCCCAAAGCGAAGCTTCCAGTTACAGGAGATGAAACTGGGCAGAATTTACCAGGCTATTAATACCTTGGAGTAAGTGCAAAGTCTACGGTGTATTATCAACGTGACTGGCCTGAGCTCCTTCCTCGCAACTCTCAGAGCAACTCTTCCGCCCCGCCTGTTTGTTTCCAGGTTGTTGCCTTCGCAGAACATTCCCCATTCAATCTCTTGTTTTTTGAATTCAGAGGGCAGGATCTCGCGTCGATATCACATCTCTAAGCCTCTTTTCTCATTCCAGCCTTTCTTCTTCGGGCAACCCGGCCACATTTCCCTCACCCGACCCCTTCGTCCTCAATACTTTGCAGCCGTATCCCAGCAATCATGGACTCCTTGCCGACAGGCACCGCCTCGATCGGCGACCAGGTCTACGGGAGCCATGATGCCAAGATCCCGGATATCTCTGAACAGACAAAGCTATTCAATGGAGCAACGGTGGGCAAGCCTGacgacaagggcaaggagaagaagaagaagaaaaagaaatctAAGGCCACCAAGCCGACCGGGTTTGAGGGTGAGTCGACACTGTCCAGGTGGCTGTGCACCATCCTTATACACTCCAACCTTTTTGTAATGCCATGTAGCTCACATCCATCACAGAGTATTACTGCGAGCCGGTGATAACTCCCGCCGAGGCTTGGGACGAGAAGAACCTGATTTATTCTCCCGACCGTTCCTTTGTGGAGCGCATCGAAGAGGGCATCCAACGGTACCGTGCCCGGCGCCGCCTGGATGCCGTCCGAAACCAGGTCTTTACTCAGTACCTCATTCTTGGCGGTGTCGATGCCACTGCTCGCCAGTTCCAGGGGGCGGATAAGCTGCCTGATGACCTGATCCGGGAGTCTACCAAGGGCGAGCTGAGGGACATGGTGTCGGATGATGTGATTCAtcgtgggggggagggtggtggtcggtTCTATCATCCGGCCAGTTCTGAGCATTGGGATGTGGACTTTACGGGGGTTGTAGCTGGGTTCATGTGAGTGTTTTGTTGCTTTCGGGTGTTGGGTGGTATTGACTAACCCAACCAGGTCTCACAAAGTCCTTGACATGTCTGGCGGCGAGATGGAAATGATCTGGATCGCCTCGAACACCATCCAGAATTTTCTCAAGTATCTGATCCTCCATGATGTCTGCCCCGAGCACGCCGACGATATCAACAGAGCCATCAAGCTTTGTGACCAAGCCTTTGAGGAGATTGGTCTCGTGAGCAACGCTTTGGAACTGGTTCCGGGTGCCTTCAACCGCTCGGTTGCGGCACTCCActgcgaggaagaggacggcgATGCTatttctcttcttgttgacaACAAGGATCTTGACCGCAACCATGCCCTCCACACCGTGGCTCTCATCGCGACTTTGGTCCTACCCACTCTTGGTGGTAGCAGCACGCCCAATGTCAACGCTATGGAGGTGACCAACCCTATCGAGCGCACCTTTGAGATCACATCCATCACCCCACCCACAAAAGAGATGCGTCAAAGGGTAGCCGTCGTCAGCGAGCACCTCAGAAAGTCCAACCCATCCGCCCCTGCCATCCAGGCCTGTGGCACAATGCAAGGTCACCCAGTTATTGTCCTAGACGGGTGGGACGTCACTGACAAGCTCACCGATGAAGAAGCCAAGGAGGAGTCCTCGTTTATTCTTGAAGAGCTGATTCTTGAGCAGCTGAGGGTGGGCATGAAGCTGACGATTGGGGTTTCGACTTGCACTTTTCCTGGGGGTGGGACCTTCAAGGTGGTTCGCTATGTCAAGGGAATCAAGCCGAGCTTTTATACGTTCTTGCCACAGGATTTGATGAGGTATTGGAAGGAGCCGGTGCCGAATGAGAGACCTGGGCCTAGTATTCATGATAGGCATGATTTGCTTGAGTTGgcggtgggtgaggatgaggcggatGATTGATTCCTTTTGGGGTACTTTCGAtgcaaaaaagggggaatgGATGGCGTTGGGGTTACATCGTATGGAGATGAATGGGAATCTGCGATGGAAATATGAAGAGGCATGGCGTTGACTTCGGGTTAGGGTTCGGGACAAGAACTTGAGTTTAGTGCGTTGAGAAATGCCATCTTCATGAGTCCTGCTTCCGGTGACCTGAACGTGATCAGGATGTGAACAGGGAGCGAAAATGTGACTGCTGTTGCAAAGGTTAATAGGTGAACAAGTCGATAACCGTCTGTTCATTTCAATATTTGAAGCTACACAGAGACCTATAGGTAGCATTTCCATGTTTGTTTGTTCAAAGGCATCTGAGATTAAGAGTGACTGATATGAAACTTTTCAACTCCATATAATGGACAGCGTCATGCTGTTTTAATCGGCACCATCGCTCAAGAAAAATCCAAGACACTGAAGTCCTGGAAGAGAGGTCGCTCAAGGTGTCATGATATTCGTTTTGTACCCTGTACATACCTACTTACACAAGCCTATAGCGGTTCCGTTTCAACCTTCTTGCATTTGTCatacatccatcccatcgTGCCACCCAGCCCATCCATAACCCCATAACGTAGACGCCTGACCAAAATGAAACAAAAGAAGccgcccaaacccaaaacaTCAAAGCACCGTGTCCAAAGAAATCACCAGAGCTTTCCCCTCCACGGGATCCAGCTCACCCTCCTGCTACCTCTGCGTGTACGCCAACCCGAAGCCGTGGTGGCGTCACCAGCCCTCGAGTTTCTCCTGCTCCAGGTCACACTTCCCCTCCAGTCCTCCGCGCAACAAGGCCGCGAGCACCGTGGCGGCATGGGGAGATCCGACTCATCTGGGACATCCTAGGTCCAGTCCCACCATTTGATCGGGTTGATTGTTGCTGTGaccttggcagcagcggtggTTGCGTTCCGTTGAAGAGATGGAGTGAAACTGTGGTAAGAAGGAAGACGAAACTTCTAATCTTGGGTCTGAACCTTGTGGTCTCCGGGACCTTGGGCGACAACCTGGGCGTAACTTGGGGGAGGACCACCTGAGGAGGGGCCAGCGGCAGGGGCGACGCCCTCTTCGTGGCCactgctgtggttgttgttgttgtgggctGTGGTGCCGTAGTTTGGCTGAGGATGGGCTTTGGGTTGCTGGTTTTGGAGACGGGGTTGAccttggtgagggtggccttgacggtggttgttgtcgtggACAAAGACGTAGACGCGGCCGTGCTCGGCGTTGGAGGGGGCTTGGTAGTCGTAGTCGTAGGGGATGTCGGGGTACTTAGCGATGATGTACCAGGCATGGATTAGGCCAGGGATCTTAAGGATGGTTAGGAGAGTGATTCATGGAGCTAGATCGGGGGAGGCGACTTACAAAACCCAAgcagagaaggaggatgttgaTTAGGGAGTCGGCAGAGCAAATTCCGCGCTTTACCCAAACTAGTGAGTAAAAAGTATCGTTAGTTTTGAACTGTTGACCGTTGTGATTTATCGCCATGGTGTTGACGCAGCGCGAAAGGCAACCATCATGACATGACATAGTGGTGGGGCAGGGTTCGCGTACCTGGGAGCGGGGGAAAGAGGATGGCcaggatgccgaggaagaggtcggTCGAGCACATGGCAATGGATAGGTAAAAGAGGGCTTTGTTGGAGAAGTGAGTGTGTTTGTTGTAGTGTAGAATTCGGTGTTCTGGTGAGGAATCTGAGGAATGACAAGAAGTGGTGTGTtcgggtgatgatggttcgAGGGCGTGGAGCTGCGTCAGTGATGCAAGAATATGGGTCCGAGAGGTCAGCTGTGCCAGGGGGAGCTTGCGTAACTTGCATGACGCTTGACCGTTTTTGGTCTGGGCTTGGACATTGGAGTGGCGTgcctggggaagaaggtttgggagggttagggttgcttCAAAAGGCGGTCGGGAAATTGATGGCAGAATCTCCAGCGCGAGCGACGCGACCTTGATTTGGAGCATGCGATAGGTGGTGCTCAAACTTCCAACAGCTCTTGGTGATCCATCACCTTGGCTTCAGACTATCCAACCCATACCAACAAAATGGACGACTTGGAGTCCCTCGAGCTGCTTTCGCTCGTTTCCAAGATCACGTCGGAATTGCAAAACCATCTAGGCGTTAGCGAAAAAACACTGGCCGAGTTCCTCATCGCCCAGCGCCTCGAATGCGATTCTCTCGATGGCTTCAAGGCCAAGCTGGCCTCGGTCGGTGCCAGCGATTTCCCGCCGAGTTTGGTCGATAGCATAGACAGGCTAGTCAGGACTATGCATCCAAAGTTCAAAGGACAACAGAACCGAACCAACGACGACAGCAGCCAGCGCCATGATCGATCCGCTGAAGAGACTACCAAGGTCTTCAAAGGGCTTGCGATTCCCGACAAGGAGGTAGAAGTGGAAGCTATCGATGACACATTCGCCATGCTCGAGAGCCTTGCGCCAAAACCATCGAATGGCAATAAAGAAAGACCGCCGAGGAAACGAAGCAGAACACCAGATGACCGCCGCGAGGACTCGAGACGAAAACGCAAGGACAGGTACAGGTCACGATCCAGATCCCGATCGAGGTCTCCACAACGAGGACGTCAGAGAAATGACCGCTACcgagacgacgacgatgcgTATCGACGGCCACCTCCCCGCGATCTCGACGATACTCCACAGCTCAACAAGGTGTACGACGGTCATGTCACAGGTGTAAAGGACTTTGGCGCTTTTGTCAACATTCATGGTGTGAAGGGGAAGGTTGACGGCTTGGTGCACATCTCGGCGTTTGGTCAGCGAGTCAACCACCCAGAAGATGTCGTGACGCGAGGGCAAAATGTCAAGGTCAAAGTTGTCAAGATTGAGGGCAACAGGGTAGGCTTGTCAATGAAGGATATCGACCAGGAGACAGGCGTGGATATGGCACCCCAAATAAGGATGGGATCGGGTGCCAATATGATGGCTCTGGGTGGTGGACCAACAGGAGGAAACGACCCGACAGGTTCGTTCATGGCGACTGCTATTGCCcggcagcagaagaagagaatgACCTCGCCTGAAAGATGGGAGATTCGACAAATGATTGCTGCTGGAATCGCAAAGGCCTCAGACTACCCAGATTTGGAGGAAGAGTACAAGTCAACCCTTGACGGTACAGGGCAGAtggagttggaagaggaCGTCGACATCGAGATACGTGACGAAGAACCCCCATTTCTGGCCGGACAGACCAAACAGTCTCTCGAGCTATCACCCATCCGCGTTGTCAAGGCCCCAGATGGCTCCATGAATCGTGCCGCTATGGCCGGCACCAACCTTGCCAAGGAAAGAAAGGAGATGAAGCAGCAGGAAGCCGAagaacagcagcaaaagACAAAGGTCGATTTGTCCCAATGGCAGGATCCAATGGCTAATCCCGAGAACCGACAATTTGCTAGCGACTTGCGACGGCGTGCCCAGGCAACCCAAGCAGAGTCTGATTCTGTACCCGAATGGAAGAGGGCCGTGGTGCCCAAGGATCAGCCCACGGGCAAAAGGTCCGACATGACCATCAAGGAGCAGCGAGAGTCTTTGCCTGTCTTCGCTTTCAGGGAACAACTGATCAACGCTGTCAGAGAGAACCAAGTTCTGATTGTCGTTGGTGAGACTGGCTCCGGAAAAACCACTCAGCTTACCCAATACCTGGCCGAGGCCGGCTTTACCAGCAATGGCATTATTGGCTGCACGCAGCCTCGTCGTGTAGCTGCCGTTTCGGTTGCCAAGCGTGTCtctgaggaggttggctgTCGactgggtgaggaggtcgggTACACAATCAGATTCGAGGATGTAACCAGCCCGGCGACAAAGATCAAGTACATGACGGACGGCATGTAAGTTGATGCCCATTTGTTTAGCACCCCAATAGCTGCTGACATGCTCTAGGTTGGAACGTGAGATTTTGATCGACCCTGAACTGCGGAGATACTCAGTCATCATGTTGGACGAAGCACACGAGCGTACTATTGCCACAGACGTTCTGTTTGCTTTGTTGAAGAAGACCATGAAGAGCCGGAAGGACCTCAAGGTCATCGTCACCAGTGCTACGTTGGATGCCGATAAATTCAGCGAATACTTCAATGCCTGTCCCATCTTTACCATTCCAGGACGAACCTTCCCTGTCGAGATTCTCTACTCTCGTGAACCGTAAGTCAGGATCTCCCACGTGCAATGTGAGTTGGGTGCTAACGATCTTTAGGGAATCTGATTATCTCGATGCTGCGCTGACGACCGTCATGCAAATCCACTTGAGCGAACCCATGGGTGatattcttcttttcttgacAGGTCAAGAAGAGATCGACACGTCCTGTGAGATTTTGTTTGAACGCATGAAAGCACTAGGACCGTCAGTGCCGGAACTCATCATTCTCCCTGTTTACTCTGCCCTTCCCAGCGAAATGCAGAGCAGGATTTTCGACCCTGCACCGCCTGGCAGCCGAAAGGTCGTCATTGCTACCAATATTGCCGAAACGTCGATTACGATTGATCATATTTACTATGTCATCGATCCTGGTTTCGTCAAACAAAACGCCTATGATCCCAAACTCGGCATGGACTCGCTCATTGTCACCCCTATCTCCCAAGCGCAGGCAAATCAGCGAGCAGGTCGCGCCGGCCGCACAGGACCCGGCAAGTGCTTCCGGCTGTACACCGAAGCAGCCTACCAGTCCGAGATGCTTCCGACGACTATTCCCGAAATCCAAAGACAAAACTTGTCCAACACTATCCTCATGCTCAAGGCCATGGGCATCAACGACCTTATCCGCTTTGACTTTATGGATGTATGTTGTTGCAACCCCACAGCTTGACTTATTGGGTTACTAACCGTGCTTTAGCCTCCACCCGTCAACACTATGCTTACAGCCTTGGAGGAGCTTTATGCCCTAGGAGCACTGGACGACGAAGGTCTGCTGACTCGCCTCGGGCGAAAAATGGCCGACTTCCCCATGGAGCCTTCTCTTTCCAAGGTCTTGATCTCCTCAGTCGATAAGGGTTGTTCGGATGAAGTTGTGAGCATTGTTGCCAtgctcaacctcaccaccatcttttACCGGCCAAAAGACAAGCAAAACCAAGCGGaccagaagaaggccaagttcCACGACCCACACGGCGACCATCTGACACTGTTGAACGTGTACAACTCGTGGAAGAATCACGGCTTCTCTCCAACCTGGTGTCACGAGAACTTCATTCAGGCCCGTTCGATGCGCCGTGCCAAGGATGTGCGGGATCAGATCGTCAAGATCATGAATCGTCATCGTCACCCCATCGTCAGCTGTGGACGCGAGACAGACAGGGTCCGCCAAGCTCTCTGCAGCGGTTTCTTCCGCAACACAGCCCGCAAGGACCCTCAGGAGGGATACAAGACATTGACAGAAGGCACACCCGTGTACCTGCACCCGAGCTCGGCGCTGTTCGGGAAGCAGGCGGAATGGGTGATTTACCACACGTTAGTGCTCACCACCAGGGAGTACATGCACTTCACCACGGCGATTGAGCCCAAGTGGCTTATTGACGCGGCGCCTACCTTCTTCAAGTTGGCACCAACAGACAAGCTgtcgaagaggaaggcggcaGAAAGGATACAGCCGCTCCATAACCGGTAtggcggggaggatgattgGCGTCTCAGCGCTCAGAAGAGAGGAGgcaggggtggtggtggtggtggaacaTGGGGTTagatggtgttggttgttATTTGCATCATCAGTCTGGAGTTGGACAAGACAGCATATGCATTCTATTCGAGCGTTTGACTAGTTGGTAACCAAAAGATACCCGTTAAAATTCTTCATTTTAAGGGGGTTCCAACAACCGCCATGTAAAAAGTATTGCTTCGGGAGCACGCCTGCAACATATATGGCCGCCTTGCTGGAGGCCAAGCGCGTCCTTTCCCAGGCGCCAAACGACAATCACGGCAGCTTCAAAGTGTGCATGTAGTGTGATATAGTGCGTGGGATGCACTAAACGAGACCAGATCACCAATCCTTGCGGGGTTGCCATTCCTACCTTGATGATTCTCTTGAGCGTTCTTTCCCTGAGCCACCGAGGCCAAATACCAGTCAGTCCTCTCGTATATCTCACGACTTACCCCACTTTCCCCAACACAGCAACTCACCCATCAACCGCACACCATCAATAGATTTGCACTGGATGCAAATTACCTTAGGCATCATTCAAGTCAATAAATTTTATCTTGTCATCCATTTCTATTCCCTCGTTTGGATAATGTAACGATTCAGCATGACCCTcacccagcagcaagctATCCATTTGGTTCAGAGCATTGCCGACGACCATGGCCATCTCGATGAGAAAACACTCGCTACAATGAACGCGGGCACCCGCTTGAAGGTTGAGAGAGCTTTGCTGGCAAAAGACCAACTTATCGGTCAGAGTGTTATTACGCAAGTATCTTCCCATGGCACATTACTGGAAGGCGGGGGCTAACCTTATCAACGTTACAGCCTGGCCAGAGAACTGTACTCCAAGGATGTTCGTTTCATCTTTGAACTGCTTCAGAACGCTGACGACAATCACTTCAACCATGCGAAATCCAGCGGGCAAGAACCGTATGTCGCTTTCCTTATTTATCACGATAGAATCGTCATCGACTGTAACGAAGATGGCTTCACCGAAGAAAACCTACGGGCCATCTGTAGTGTCGGTAAGAGCTCGAAGCATGGCGCTCAAGGATACATTGGTGAGAAGGGAATCGGATTCAAGTCCGTCTTCAAGGTTGCTTG from Podospora pseudoanserina strain CBS 124.78 chromosome 6, whole genome shotgun sequence carries:
- a CDS encoding hypothetical protein (COG:S; EggNog:ENOG503PEDB); protein product: MDSLPTGTASIGDQVYGSHDAKIPDISEQTKLFNGATVGKPDDKGKEKKKKKKKSKATKPTGFEEYYCEPVITPAEAWDEKNLIYSPDRSFVERIEEGIQRYRARRRLDAVRNQVFTQYLILGGVDATARQFQGADKLPDDLIRESTKGELRDMVSDDVIHRGGEGGGRFYHPASSEHWDVDFTGVVAGFMSHKVLDMSGGEMEMIWIASNTIQNFLKYLILHDVCPEHADDINRAIKLCDQAFEEIGLVSNALELVPGAFNRSVAALHCEEEDGDAISLLVDNKDLDRNHALHTVALIATLVLPTLGGSSTPNVNAMEVTNPIERTFEITSITPPTKEMRQRVAVVSEHLRKSNPSAPAIQACGTMQGHPVIVLDGWDVTDKLTDEEAKEESSFILEELILEQLRVGMKLTIGVSTCTFPGGGTFKVVRYVKGIKPSFYTFLPQDLMRYWKEPVPNERPGPSIHDRHDLLELAVGEDEADD
- a CDS encoding hypothetical protein (COG:S; EggNog:ENOG503P756); this translates as MCSTDLFLGILAILFPPLPVWVKRGICSADSLINILLLCLGFIPGLIHAWYIIAKYPDIPYDYDYQAPSNAEHGRVYVFVHDNNHRQGHPHQGQPRLQNQQPKAHPQPNYGTTAHNNNNHSSGHEEGVAPAAGPSSGGPPPSYAQVVAQGPGDHKVQTQD
- the PRP22 gene encoding DEAH-box ATP-dependent RNA helicase prp22 (EggNog:ENOG503NVRX; COG:A) — encoded protein: MDDLESLELLSLVSKITSELQNHLGVSEKTLAEFLIAQRLECDSLDGFKAKLASVGASDFPPSLVDSIDRLVRTMHPKFKGQQNRTNDDSSQRHDRSAEETTKVFKGLAIPDKEVEVEAIDDTFAMLESLAPKPSNGNKERPPRKRSRTPDDRREDSRRKRKDRYRSRSRSRSRSPQRGRQRNDRYRDDDDAYRRPPPRDLDDTPQLNKVYDGHVTGVKDFGAFVNIHGVKGKVDGLVHISAFGQRVNHPEDVVTRGQNVKVKVVKIEGNRVGLSMKDIDQETGVDMAPQIRMGSGANMMALGGGPTGGNDPTGSFMATAIARQQKKRMTSPERWEIRQMIAAGIAKASDYPDLEEEYKSTLDGTGQMELEEDVDIEIRDEEPPFLAGQTKQSLELSPIRVVKAPDGSMNRAAMAGTNLAKERKEMKQQEAEEQQQKTKVDLSQWQDPMANPENRQFASDLRRRAQATQAESDSVPEWKRAVVPKDQPTGKRSDMTIKEQRESLPVFAFREQLINAVRENQVLIVVGETGSGKTTQLTQYLAEAGFTSNGIIGCTQPRRVAAVSVAKRVSEEVGCRLGEEVGYTIRFEDVTSPATKIKYMTDGMLEREILIDPELRRYSVIMLDEAHERTIATDVLFALLKKTMKSRKDLKVIVTSATLDADKFSEYFNACPIFTIPGRTFPVEILYSREPESDYLDAALTTVMQIHLSEPMGDILLFLTGQEEIDTSCEILFERMKALGPSVPELIILPVYSALPSEMQSRIFDPAPPGSRKVVIATNIAETSITIDHIYYVIDPGFVKQNAYDPKLGMDSLIVTPISQAQANQRAGRAGRTGPGKCFRLYTEAAYQSEMLPTTIPEIQRQNLSNTILMLKAMGINDLIRFDFMDPPPVNTMLTALEELYALGALDDEGLLTRLGRKMADFPMEPSLSKVLISSVDKGCSDEVVSIVAMLNLTTIFYRPKDKQNQADQKKAKFHDPHGDHLTLLNVYNSWKNHGFSPTWCHENFIQARSMRRAKDVRDQIVKIMNRHRHPIVSCGRETDRVRQALCSGFFRNTARKDPQEGYKTLTEGTPVYLHPSSALFGKQAEWVIYHTLVLTTREYMHFTTAIEPKWLIDAAPTFFKLAPTDKLSKRKAAERIQPLHNRYGGEDDWRLSAQKRGGRGGGGGGTWG